One Anopheles merus strain MAF unplaced genomic scaffold, AmerM5.1 LNR4000570, whole genome shotgun sequence DNA segment encodes these proteins:
- the LOC121602684 gene encoding Bardet-Biedl syndrome 2 protein homolog isoform X2 yields the protein MDISTKPVFSFSLNYKVFDKLVTCGKYDGIHSCLTMVTTADKILIHTPHKRYGLQNSKLSISEIKNDIALLNMNFPIRAIVAGRLKKDDERDVLVIGSPSHVLAYHVDENCNMFQRDFHEGVRSAVIGGYANQPGNTLIVGGNAVVRGYNQEGTEVLWLITSGSVVSLLLIDIDKDGQNELITGTDDGCIRIYNKEALLHEFTEGNEIQNLVALRTGQFMYSVKNGTIGVFEENVRMWRIKSKARATAMATYDILGCEAKQMIVGWKSGKIDVREPRTGDVWFRMKMNDFVCGIACNDYRGIGLLDLVVVTADGEIRGYTTPSVNMLTLHNVADEEMNALLTQKQKLLLELKHYENNIKYNKEILSNTSESNLVQSVPDNVGIIPSNTRLQIGISTSYDSNDMNIDITVSTNNSTTIRVVLIFADQLFKEETLIAHLTKDVSRILIPLKTLKDNAQDIHIKAFVGYPSSVQFHVFELTRQLPKFAMYTIPHNLTGSPKSVYTT from the exons ATGGACATATCCACCAAACCCGTATTTTCGTTCTCCCTCAACTACAAAGTGTTCGACAAGCTGGTGACCTGCGGGAAGTACGACGGGATCCATTCCTGTTTGACCATGGTCACAACGGCGGACAAG ATTCTAATCCACACGCCCCACAAACGCTACGGGCTGCAAAACTCGAAGCTCTCGATTTCGGAAATCAAAAATGACATCGCACTGCTTAACATGAACTTTCCGATACGGGCGATCGTGGCCGGGCGGCTGAAGAAGGACGACGAACGCGACGTGCTGGTGATTGGAAGTCCTTCGCATGTGCTAG CGTACCATGTGGATGAAAATTGTAACATGTTTCAGAGAGATTTCCACGAGGGCGTACGGTCTGCCGTGATCGGTGGCTACGCAAACCAACCGGGCAATACGCTGATCGTTGGCGGCAATG CGGTCGTCCGAGGCTACAATCAGGAGGGCACCGAAGTGCTGTGGCTGATAACGTCTGGCAGCGTGGTTTCACTGCTGCTAATCGATATCGATAAGGACGGTCAAAATGAG CTCATCACCGGCACGGATGATGGATGCATACGGATCTACAATAAGGAAGCGCTGCTGCACGAGTTTACCGAGGGCAACGAGATACAGAATCTGGTCGCCCTGCGCACCGGCCAGTTTATGTACAGCGTCAAGAACGGCACGATCGGTGTGTTCGAGGAGAACGTGCGAATGTGGCGCATCAAGTCGAAGGCCCGCGCCACAGCGATGGCCACGTACGACATTCTGGGATGCGAGGCGAAGCAAATGATCGTCGGCTGGAAGAGTGGAAAGATCGATGTACGTGAACCCCGCACCGGGGACGTTTGGTTCCGGATGAAGATGAACGATTTCGTGTGCGGGATCGCTTGCAACGACTATCGGGGGATCGGGCTGCTGGATCTTGTCGTCGTGACGGCGGATGGAGAAA TAAGGGGATATACGACGCCAAGCGTCAACATGCTAACGTTGCACAACGTTGCCGATGAGGAAATGAACGCTCTGCTGACTCAGAAACAGAaactgctgctcgagctgaagCACTACGAAAACAACATCAAGTACAACAAGGAAATCCTGAGCAACACGAGCGAAAGCAATCTGGTGCAGAGTGTGCCGGACAACGTCGGCATCATACCGTCCAACACGCGGCTACAGATCGGCATTTCCACCAGCTACGATAGCAACGATATGAACATCGACATCACCGTGTCGACCAACAACTCGACCACGATTCGTGTCGTGTTGATCTTTGCTGATCAGCTGTTCAAGGAGGAAACGCTGATCGCGCACCTGACGAAGGACGTTTCGCGCATACTGATACCGCTCAAGACGCTCAAGGACAATGCGCAGGACATTCACATCAAAGCGTTCGTCGGCTACCCGAGCAGTGTGCAGTTTCACGTGTTTGAACTGACCCGTCAGCTGCCCAAGTTTGCGATGTACACCATACCGCACAATCTGACCGGGTCACCGAAGAGTGTGT
- the LOC121602684 gene encoding Bardet-Biedl syndrome 2 protein homolog isoform X1: MDISTKPVFSFSLNYKVFDKLVTCGKYDGIHSCLTMVTTADKILIHTPHKRYGLQNSKLSISEIKNDIALLNMNFPIRAIVAGRLKKDDERDVLVIGSPSHVLAYHVDENCNMFQRDFHEGVRSAVIGGYANQPGNTLIVGGNAVVRGYNQEGTEVLWLITSGSVVSLLLIDIDKDGQNELITGTDDGCIRIYNKEALLHEFTEGNEIQNLVALRTGQFMYSVKNGTIGVFEENVRMWRIKSKARATAMATYDILGCEAKQMIVGWKSGKIDVREPRTGDVWFRMKMNDFVCGIACNDYRGIGLLDLVVVTADGEIRGYTTPSVNMLTLHNVADEEMNALLTQKQKLLLELKHYENNIKYNKEILSNTSESNLVQSVPDNVGIIPSNTRLQIGISTSYDSNDMNIDITVSTNNSTTIRVVLIFADQLFKEETLIAHLTKDVSRILIPLKTLKDNAQDIHIKAFVGYPSSVQFHVFELTRQLPKFAMYTIPHNLTGSPKSVYEVKII, from the exons ATGGACATATCCACCAAACCCGTATTTTCGTTCTCCCTCAACTACAAAGTGTTCGACAAGCTGGTGACCTGCGGGAAGTACGACGGGATCCATTCCTGTTTGACCATGGTCACAACGGCGGACAAG ATTCTAATCCACACGCCCCACAAACGCTACGGGCTGCAAAACTCGAAGCTCTCGATTTCGGAAATCAAAAATGACATCGCACTGCTTAACATGAACTTTCCGATACGGGCGATCGTGGCCGGGCGGCTGAAGAAGGACGACGAACGCGACGTGCTGGTGATTGGAAGTCCTTCGCATGTGCTAG CGTACCATGTGGATGAAAATTGTAACATGTTTCAGAGAGATTTCCACGAGGGCGTACGGTCTGCCGTGATCGGTGGCTACGCAAACCAACCGGGCAATACGCTGATCGTTGGCGGCAATG CGGTCGTCCGAGGCTACAATCAGGAGGGCACCGAAGTGCTGTGGCTGATAACGTCTGGCAGCGTGGTTTCACTGCTGCTAATCGATATCGATAAGGACGGTCAAAATGAG CTCATCACCGGCACGGATGATGGATGCATACGGATCTACAATAAGGAAGCGCTGCTGCACGAGTTTACCGAGGGCAACGAGATACAGAATCTGGTCGCCCTGCGCACCGGCCAGTTTATGTACAGCGTCAAGAACGGCACGATCGGTGTGTTCGAGGAGAACGTGCGAATGTGGCGCATCAAGTCGAAGGCCCGCGCCACAGCGATGGCCACGTACGACATTCTGGGATGCGAGGCGAAGCAAATGATCGTCGGCTGGAAGAGTGGAAAGATCGATGTACGTGAACCCCGCACCGGGGACGTTTGGTTCCGGATGAAGATGAACGATTTCGTGTGCGGGATCGCTTGCAACGACTATCGGGGGATCGGGCTGCTGGATCTTGTCGTCGTGACGGCGGATGGAGAAA TAAGGGGATATACGACGCCAAGCGTCAACATGCTAACGTTGCACAACGTTGCCGATGAGGAAATGAACGCTCTGCTGACTCAGAAACAGAaactgctgctcgagctgaagCACTACGAAAACAACATCAAGTACAACAAGGAAATCCTGAGCAACACGAGCGAAAGCAATCTGGTGCAGAGTGTGCCGGACAACGTCGGCATCATACCGTCCAACACGCGGCTACAGATCGGCATTTCCACCAGCTACGATAGCAACGATATGAACATCGACATCACCGTGTCGACCAACAACTCGACCACGATTCGTGTCGTGTTGATCTTTGCTGATCAGCTGTTCAAGGAGGAAACGCTGATCGCGCACCTGACGAAGGACGTTTCGCGCATACTGATACCGCTCAAGACGCTCAAGGACAATGCGCAGGACATTCACATCAAAGCGTTCGTCGGCTACCCGAGCAGTGTGCAGTTTCACGTGTTTGAACTGACCCGTCAGCTGCCCAAGTTTGCGATGTACACCATACCGCACAATCTGACCGGGTCACCGAAGAGTGTGT